Part of the Natronobacterium gregoryi SP2 genome, GACTGCGCCGAAGAGGATGTCGGTCGGGCCGGACAGCAGGAACTCGATCGGTGGTTTCGAAGAGTGATGGATCATGTAGACGATCGGGCTGATAAGGACTGCTTTGAAGCCGATCTCTTTGACGCCGACACAGAGCAAGCCGCGGTAGTACGTCTCTGCGGCGAGTGCTAGTACGAACAGTTTGACAGCGTGGGGGAGAAACTCCTCCATCGCGGCCGAGGTCTCCCACATCGGGTAGAACGCCCTGATCGTCGGCAGAGTCGATCCGACCAGGTAGAAGGGGAAGACGAAAAGCGAGAGCAACGCAGCGTTCCGGAGCGCGACCCGGTTTATCCTCCAGCCGATGTGATTGCCGTGTGTCAGTCCCAACGTCAACGGCCCGCCGATCAGGAGAATCGCGTCGACGACGACCCGACCGGTGAGGTCGCCGCTTGGGACGTACCGCATCCACAGCAACGTCAGGACGGCACCGGTCAGAAGCGATTTCTGGAACCAGGAGAGACGGTCGAACTGATCGCGAAGCCAGCCAGTAGCGGTTCGCTGTCGGCTGTGTCGTTGCGATCGCTGTTCCTCACCTGCCACAGGTGGTTAGTCGTCTGCGGTCGGAACCGGTCCAGTCCCAACGACGTCGCGGACGTGGTCCTCGAACTCCTGACGACGCTGGAAGTACGTCTCGTCGACGTCCTCGAGAACGGTCGACAGCTCGTGAGGGCCGTCGGGCGTCCGGAGGACGCTGTCGCCCTCGAGACGCTCGAGTTCGCTTTTTTCTTTGGGCCAGGTCAGTCGAGAGCTGACGCGGGCAAGCGGTACGCCTTCGACCGGAGTTGCCTCGCCGAGGGTCACGGCTGGTTCGTCGTCCTCGTCCTCGCTCATGGTTGGGGGTTCGCGAGCGCGTCGATTCAAGGTTTCGCTTCCACCGTTGCCCTCGTCGCCGGACGGGAGCGGAACGCGGTTCCTGGTGCGTCTTCGGCGGCCACCGACCCTGACCTCTCCACAGCCCGAAACGTGTCTGACGTATCGTTTTGTGCGGGGAGCTCAAAAGACACGGGTATGACAAGCCTGACGGAGGTCTACGAGGGACACGAACGGGAGGTGACGAGCCTCCGGCGGCTGTACGCGGGAACGG contains:
- a CDS encoding CPBP family glutamic-type intramembrane protease, with the translated sequence MAGEEQRSQRHSRQRTATGWLRDQFDRLSWFQKSLLTGAVLTLLWMRYVPSGDLTGRVVVDAILLIGGPLTLGLTHGNHIGWRINRVALRNAALLSLFVFPFYLVGSTLPTIRAFYPMWETSAAMEEFLPHAVKLFVLALAAETYYRGLLCVGVKEIGFKAVLISPIVYMIHHSSKPPIEFLLSGPTDILFGAVDYKSDSILPSVIAHGAGLVLLDWLVLHDPLFDPTPVLEAITWLPIPL
- a CDS encoding DUF5789 family protein, whose product is MSEDEDDEPAVTLGEATPVEGVPLARVSSRLTWPKEKSELERLEGDSVLRTPDGPHELSTVLEDVDETYFQRRQEFEDHVRDVVGTGPVPTADD